One genomic window of Motacilla alba alba isolate MOTALB_02 chromosome 3, Motacilla_alba_V1.0_pri, whole genome shotgun sequence includes the following:
- the LOC119699609 gene encoding cytochrome c oxidase subunit 7A-related protein, mitochondrial isoform X1, which translates to MYYKFSGFAQRLAGATAAAAYTPQGLKPLIPTESPDLIFGTSKLAPGLPAADHYLGTNKVPDLQKVFQRSDGLPVHLKLGYPDRLLYRTTMALTIGGTIYCLVALFIASQPKKQK; encoded by the exons aTGTACTACAAGTTCAGCGGCTTCGCGCAGCGCCTCGCCGGGGCCACGGCGGCCGCCGCCTACACGCCACAG GGACTCAAACCATTAATTCCCACTGAATCCCCTGATCTGATTTTTGGGACAAGTAAACTTGCTCCAGGTTTACCAGCAGCTGATCATTACTTGGGTACAAACAAGGTGCCAGACCTACAGAAAGTTTTTCAG AGATCAGATGGACTGCCAGTACACCTGAAGCTGGGATATCCAGACAGGCTGCTCTATCGGACCACAATGGCTCTGACAATAGGAGGGACTATCTACTGTCTGGTAGCACTGTTCATTGCCTCAcagccaaagaaacaaaaataa
- the LOC119699609 gene encoding cytochrome c oxidase subunit 7A-related protein, mitochondrial isoform X2 translates to MYYKFSGFAQRLAGATAAAAYTPQRSDGLPVHLKLGYPDRLLYRTTMALTIGGTIYCLVALFIASQPKKQK, encoded by the exons aTGTACTACAAGTTCAGCGGCTTCGCGCAGCGCCTCGCCGGGGCCACGGCGGCCGCCGCCTACACGCCACAG AGATCAGATGGACTGCCAGTACACCTGAAGCTGGGATATCCAGACAGGCTGCTCTATCGGACCACAATGGCTCTGACAATAGGAGGGACTATCTACTGTCTGGTAGCACTGTTCATTGCCTCAcagccaaagaaacaaaaataa